In one window of Janthinobacterium sp. 1_2014MBL_MicDiv DNA:
- a CDS encoding phospholipase D family protein, which produces MPATTPFRRRASMALLPLLLSAFLAGCASLPSLDGRIASTVITDTQHTRLGTAIAPLAAQHPGVSGIYPLADGRDAFAARALLAAAAQRSLDVQYYIWHKDITGTLLFDALRQAAERGVRVRLLLDDNNTAGLDQTLTMLGKQQNIEIRLFNPFVPRSPRALAFVTDFSRVNRRMHNKSFTADNQATIVGGRNVGDEYFGAAGDVLFADLDVLAVGPVVDDVSREFDRYWNSASAYPAQLLLTRPVEGDAATIAAEADRIDDTQAAEEYVQALRTSPFVRQMMERTLPFEWAQTRMVSDDPAKVLDKARPGTGVAENLQNLLGVPEKEVDLISPYFVPGKSGTQAFADLAKQGVGVRILTNALEATDVAAVHAGYAKWRKPLLEAGVLLYESRRSWEQGDAREQPGRFGSSASSLHAKTFAVDDRRIFVGSFNFDPRSIELNTEMGLVIDSPALARQLGQAMRTTIPQRAYQVMLGADGALYWIARSANGSTTRYDTEPGTSVWKRMGVAILSVLPIDWLL; this is translated from the coding sequence ATGCCCGCCACCACCCCCTTCCGCCGCCGCGCCTCCATGGCGCTGCTGCCCCTGCTGCTGTCCGCCTTCCTCGCCGGCTGCGCGTCGCTGCCTTCGCTGGACGGCCGCATCGCCTCCACTGTCATCACGGATACGCAACACACCCGGCTGGGCACGGCCATCGCGCCGCTGGCGGCGCAGCACCCTGGCGTATCGGGCATCTACCCGCTGGCCGACGGACGCGATGCGTTTGCCGCGCGCGCCCTGCTGGCCGCCGCGGCCCAGCGCAGCCTGGACGTGCAGTACTACATCTGGCACAAGGACATCACCGGCACGCTGCTGTTCGACGCCCTGCGCCAGGCGGCCGAACGGGGCGTGCGCGTGCGCCTGCTGCTCGACGATAACAACACTGCGGGGCTGGACCAGACCCTGACGATGCTGGGCAAGCAGCAGAATATCGAAATCCGCCTGTTCAATCCCTTCGTGCCCCGTTCGCCGCGCGCGCTGGCCTTTGTCACCGATTTTTCCCGCGTCAACCGGCGCATGCACAACAAATCGTTCACGGCCGATAACCAGGCCACCATCGTCGGCGGGCGCAATGTGGGCGACGAATACTTCGGCGCGGCCGGCGACGTGCTGTTCGCCGACCTCGACGTGCTGGCCGTCGGCCCCGTCGTCGACGACGTCTCGCGGGAATTCGACCGCTACTGGAACAGCGCCTCGGCCTATCCTGCGCAACTGCTGCTGACCAGGCCTGTCGAGGGTGACGCGGCCACCATCGCGGCCGAAGCGGACCGCATCGACGATACCCAGGCCGCCGAGGAATACGTGCAGGCGCTGCGCACTTCGCCCTTTGTCCGGCAGATGATGGAACGCACCCTGCCATTCGAATGGGCGCAGACGCGCATGGTCAGCGACGACCCGGCCAAGGTGCTGGACAAGGCCAGGCCAGGCACGGGCGTGGCGGAAAACCTGCAAAACCTGCTCGGCGTGCCGGAAAAGGAAGTGGACCTGATTTCGCCGTATTTCGTGCCTGGCAAGTCCGGCACCCAGGCCTTTGCCGACCTGGCGAAACAAGGCGTGGGCGTGCGCATCCTGACGAATGCGCTGGAAGCGACCGACGTGGCGGCCGTGCATGCCGGTTATGCGAAATGGAGAAAGCCGCTGCTGGAAGCGGGCGTGCTGCTGTATGAATCGCGCCGCTCGTGGGAACAGGGCGACGCGCGCGAACAGCCCGGGCGCTTCGGCAGTTCCGCGTCCAGCCTGCACGCGAAGACGTTTGCCGTCGACGACCGGCGCATCTTCGTCGGTTCCTTCAACTTCGACCCGCGCTCCATCGAACTGAACACGGAAATGGGCCTCGTCATCGACAGTCCCGCGCTGGCCCGCCAGCTGGGCCAGGCCATGCGCACCACGATACCGCAGCGCGCCTACCAGGTCATGCTCGGCGCCGACGGCGCCCTGTACTGGATCGCCCGCAGCGCCAACGGCAGCACCACGCGCTACGACACGGAACCCGGCACCAGCGTGTGGAAGCGCATGGGCGTGGCGATTCTGTCGGTGCTGCCGATAGACTGGCTGCTGTAA
- the lysA gene encoding diaminopimelate decarboxylase, giving the protein MKPVPDQTLAQLAQEHGTPLWVYDAATIRARIAQLAQFDTVRFAQKANSNIHLLTLMREAGVHVDAVSLGEIERALQAGFTPAQTNGAAGLVFTCDLFDRATLARVAATKIEVNCGSVDMLRQLGPVSPGHRVWLRINPGYGHGHSNKTNTGGENSKHGIWHEELQEALAVIRAHGLHLVGLHMHIGSGVDYSHLETVCGTMVDLVKNMGHDIEAISTGGGLSVPYREGEQPVDTDHYFQLWDAARKQIEAHLGHAVHLEIEPGRFLVADSGLLVAEVRATKQMGGNHFTLLDTGFNELMRPAMYGSYHEMSLIAHDGRALDASPACATVVGGPLCESGDVFTQRDGGVVETRLLPAAQVGDYVVFEGAGAYGASMSSNYNSRPHAAEYLVDGEQSRLIRRRQTVAELIALEQL; this is encoded by the coding sequence ATGAAGCCCGTCCCCGACCAGACCCTCGCCCAACTCGCCCAGGAACACGGCACGCCCCTGTGGGTCTACGACGCGGCCACCATCCGCGCGCGCATCGCCCAGCTGGCGCAGTTCGACACGGTGCGCTTCGCGCAAAAGGCCAATTCGAATATTCACCTGCTGACATTGATGCGCGAAGCGGGCGTGCACGTGGACGCCGTCTCGCTGGGCGAGATCGAGCGCGCGCTGCAGGCGGGCTTTACGCCGGCGCAAACGAACGGCGCCGCCGGCCTGGTGTTCACCTGCGACCTGTTCGACCGCGCCACCCTGGCGCGCGTGGCGGCGACGAAGATCGAAGTCAATTGCGGCTCCGTCGACATGCTGCGCCAGCTGGGCCCAGTGTCGCCCGGCCACCGCGTCTGGCTGCGCATCAATCCCGGCTATGGCCATGGCCACAGCAACAAGACCAATACGGGCGGCGAAAACAGCAAGCACGGCATCTGGCACGAGGAACTGCAGGAAGCGCTGGCCGTCATCCGCGCCCATGGCCTGCACCTGGTGGGCCTGCACATGCATATCGGCTCCGGCGTCGACTACAGCCACCTGGAAACCGTCTGCGGCACCATGGTCGACCTGGTGAAAAACATGGGCCACGACATCGAAGCCATTTCCACGGGCGGCGGCCTGTCCGTGCCCTACCGCGAAGGCGAGCAGCCGGTCGACACGGACCACTACTTCCAGCTGTGGGATGCGGCGCGCAAGCAAATCGAGGCGCACCTGGGCCACGCCGTGCACCTGGAAATCGAACCAGGCCGCTTCCTCGTGGCCGACAGCGGCCTGCTGGTTGCCGAAGTGCGCGCCACCAAGCAAATGGGCGGCAACCATTTCACCTTGTTGGATACGGGCTTCAATGAGCTGATGCGCCCCGCCATGTACGGCAGCTACCATGAAATGTCGCTGATCGCGCATGACGGCCGCGCGCTCGATGCCAGCCCGGCATGCGCCACCGTCGTCGGCGGCCCCCTGTGCGAATCGGGCGACGTGTTTACGCAGCGCGACGGCGGCGTGGTGGAAACCCGTTTGCTGCCGGCAGCGCAGGTGGGCGACTATGTCGTCTTCGAAGGCGCGGGCGCGTATGGCGCGTCGATGTCGTCGAACTACAACAGCCGCCCGCACGCGGCGGAATACCTGGTCGACGGCGAGCAATCGCGCCTGATCCGCCGCCGCCAGACGGTGGCCGAGCTGATCGCGCTGGAACAGTTGTAA
- a CDS encoding alkaline phosphatase family protein, with protein MTKHFSLSRQLAHALLLMSSVAACQAHAAKAAPAASAAVAQPKLVVVLVVDGLPQEQVTRYRDQFGQGGFRRLLEQGAWFSDAHQAHGITVTAIGHSAVLSGAYPYQHGVIGNNWIDPVTKKSVYCTEDGNFHYIGEETQPDDGTAPTRLRVSTLGDELRYSTGDQAKVVTVSGKDRGAILLAGKTGTAYMYMEKTGNFASSTYYMQQHPQWVQRYQAARPQDRYYGKSWTPLLADSAYARDARDDLVPAKPGTRNTFPFAYYSDSGKLDGEYYSRLKSGPFLDELTLEFARAAIDGENLGRNPAGVPDILGVSLSAHDYVNHAYGPESKMSHDHLQRLDRMLAGFFADLDKKVGMDNVLVVLTADHGFANVPEFAETRGFSAKRIDGAKLVDALNQHLATTLGVDKLVTVSSLPNIYLDYALAEKSGIQRAALEDAAARFLLQQDGLAQVYTRTQMETGAVATRMDTLMRRAWNRQLSGDLMLVTKPAWYFGKGVGGTSHGTPYTYDTNVPLMVYGPRWIKPGAYGQYAEVVDIAPTLAHLLRVRQPSASEGRILTEAVR; from the coding sequence ATGACGAAACATTTTTCCCTTTCCCGGCAACTGGCGCATGCGCTGCTGCTGATGTCGAGCGTGGCGGCGTGCCAGGCGCATGCGGCCAAGGCCGCTCCTGCCGCTTCCGCCGCCGTGGCGCAGCCGAAGCTGGTGGTGGTGCTGGTGGTCGATGGCTTGCCGCAAGAGCAGGTGACGCGCTACCGCGACCAGTTTGGCCAGGGCGGTTTCCGCCGCCTGCTGGAGCAGGGCGCCTGGTTCAGCGATGCGCACCAGGCGCACGGCATCACGGTGACGGCCATCGGCCACTCGGCCGTGCTGTCGGGCGCCTATCCTTACCAGCATGGCGTGATCGGCAATAACTGGATCGATCCCGTCACGAAAAAATCCGTGTACTGCACCGAGGACGGCAATTTCCACTACATCGGCGAAGAAACGCAGCCCGACGACGGCACGGCGCCGACCAGGCTGCGCGTGAGCACCCTGGGCGACGAACTGCGCTATTCCACGGGCGACCAGGCCAAGGTCGTCACCGTATCCGGCAAGGACCGCGGCGCCATCCTGCTGGCCGGGAAAACGGGCACGGCCTATATGTACATGGAAAAGACGGGCAACTTCGCCAGCAGCACCTACTATATGCAGCAGCATCCGCAATGGGTGCAGCGCTACCAGGCGGCCAGGCCGCAGGACCGCTATTACGGCAAGAGCTGGACGCCGCTGCTGGCCGATTCGGCCTATGCGCGGGACGCCCGTGATGATCTTGTGCCGGCCAAGCCGGGCACGCGCAACACCTTCCCGTTTGCCTACTACAGCGACAGCGGCAAGCTCGACGGCGAATACTACAGCCGCTTGAAGTCCGGCCCCTTCCTCGACGAGCTGACCCTGGAATTCGCCCGCGCCGCCATCGATGGCGAGAACCTGGGCCGCAATCCGGCCGGCGTGCCCGATATCCTCGGTGTGAGCCTGTCGGCGCACGATTACGTGAACCATGCCTACGGGCCGGAAAGCAAGATGTCGCACGACCACCTGCAGCGCCTCGACCGCATGCTGGCCGGCTTCTTTGCCGACCTGGATAAAAAAGTCGGCATGGATAACGTGCTGGTGGTGTTGACTGCCGACCATGGCTTTGCCAACGTGCCGGAATTTGCCGAAACGCGCGGCTTCTCGGCCAAGCGCATCGATGGCGCCAAACTGGTCGATGCGCTGAACCAGCACCTGGCCACGACCCTGGGCGTGGACAAGCTGGTCACCGTGTCGTCGCTGCCGAATATCTACCTCGATTACGCGCTGGCGGAAAAGAGCGGCATCCAGCGCGCCGCGCTGGAAGACGCGGCGGCCCGCTTCCTGCTGCAGCAGGACGGCCTGGCGCAAGTCTATACGCGCACGCAGATGGAAACGGGCGCCGTCGCCACGCGCATGGATACCCTGATGCGCCGCGCCTGGAACCGCCAGTTGTCGGGCGACCTGATGTTGGTGACGAAGCCGGCCTGGTACTTCGGCAAGGGCGTTGGCGGTACTTCGCACGGCACGCCGTACACGTATGACACCAACGTGCCACTGATGGTGTACGGCCCGCGCTGGATCAAGCCGGGCGCCTATGGCCAGTATGCGGAAGTGGTCGACATCGCCCCGACCCTGGCCCATCTGCTGCGCGTGCGCCAGCCGTCGGCGTCGGAAGGGCGGATTTTAACGGAAGCGGTGCGATAA
- the gltX gene encoding glutamate--tRNA ligase: protein MTTTATPVRTRFAPSPTGYLHLGGARTALYSWAFARHFGGTFVLRIEDTDVERSTPEAVQAIIEGMQWLGLDHDEGPFYQMQRMDRYREVVAQMLAEGTAYHCYSSPDEVEAMRERMRAAGEKPRYDGTWRPEPGKTLPAVPADRKPVVRFKNPLDGDVSWDDVVKGTITISNRELDDLVIARPDGTPTYNFCVAVDDWDMGITHVLRGDDHVNNTPRQINILRAIGAPLPLYGHLPMILGSDGQKMSKRRDAVSVMDYPAQGFLPESMLNYLARLGWSHGDDEVFSVEQFCAWFNLDHLTKSAAQFDLEKLKWLNNHYIKQADNARLADLARPQMLEAGAVFEGAPDLALVLGMMKERANTVNELAAASMLFFREPQPDADLVAQHITDAIKPVLAQFAERIATVEWSKEAVAAMIKEVLAANSIKMPLLAMPLRLILTGQLQTPAIDQVVVVFGRDTVLARLAKWL from the coding sequence ATGACCACAACCGCTACTCCCGTTCGTACCCGTTTCGCTCCCAGCCCGACCGGCTATCTGCACCTGGGCGGCGCCCGCACCGCCTTGTACAGCTGGGCCTTTGCCCGTCACTTCGGCGGCACGTTCGTGCTGCGCATCGAAGACACGGACGTGGAGCGTTCGACGCCGGAAGCCGTGCAAGCCATCATCGAAGGCATGCAGTGGCTGGGTCTGGACCACGACGAAGGCCCGTTCTACCAGATGCAGCGCATGGACCGCTACCGCGAAGTGGTGGCGCAGATGCTGGCCGAAGGCACGGCCTACCATTGCTACTCGTCGCCGGATGAAGTCGAAGCGATGCGCGAGCGCATGCGCGCCGCTGGCGAAAAGCCGCGCTACGACGGCACCTGGCGTCCGGAGCCGGGCAAGACCCTGCCTGCCGTGCCGGCGGACCGCAAGCCCGTCGTGCGCTTCAAGAATCCGCTCGACGGCGACGTCAGCTGGGATGACGTGGTCAAGGGCACGATCACGATTTCGAACCGCGAGCTGGACGACCTGGTCATCGCGCGTCCGGACGGCACGCCAACGTATAACTTCTGCGTCGCCGTCGATGACTGGGACATGGGCATCACGCACGTTCTGCGCGGCGACGACCACGTCAACAACACGCCGCGCCAGATCAACATCCTGCGCGCCATCGGCGCACCGCTGCCGCTGTACGGCCACCTGCCGATGATTTTGGGTTCGGACGGCCAGAAGATGTCCAAGCGCCGCGACGCCGTCAGCGTGATGGATTACCCGGCGCAGGGCTTCCTGCCGGAGTCGATGCTGAACTACCTGGCGCGCCTGGGCTGGAGCCACGGCGACGATGAAGTGTTCTCGGTGGAGCAGTTCTGCGCATGGTTCAACCTCGATCACCTGACCAAGTCGGCCGCGCAGTTCGACCTGGAAAAGCTCAAGTGGCTCAATAACCACTATATCAAGCAAGCCGACAATGCGCGCCTGGCCGACCTGGCCCGCCCGCAGATGCTGGAAGCGGGCGCCGTCTTCGAAGGTGCGCCGGATCTGGCGCTGGTGCTGGGCATGATGAAGGAGCGCGCCAACACGGTCAACGAACTGGCCGCCGCCTCGATGCTGTTCTTCCGCGAGCCGCAGCCCGATGCCGACCTGGTGGCGCAGCACATCACGGACGCCATCAAGCCCGTGCTGGCGCAATTTGCCGAGCGCATCGCCACGGTGGAGTGGAGCAAGGAAGCCGTGGCGGCCATGATCAAGGAAGTATTGGCCGCCAACAGCATCAAGATGCCGCTGCTGGCCATGCCTTTGCGCCTGATCTTGACGGGCCAGCTGCAGACGCCGGCCATCGACCAGGTGGTGGTGGTATTTGGCCGCGACACCGTGCTGGCGCGCCTGGCAAAGTGGCTGTAA
- a CDS encoding LysR family transcriptional regulator, with protein sequence MTISLRHIEVFRAIMTTGSVTAAAAMLHTSQPTVSRELARLEHLTGLTLFERERGRLRPTAQALQLFEEVQRAYFGLERIVSTAAALRQFDQGQLSIACLPVFSQSLLPQACKRFVADFPKVSISITPQESPLLEEWLSAQRHDIGLTEVGSAPPGTVFDVLMSVDEVCVLPDGHALAGKAVLQPADFAGQPFISLAAVDPYRQQIDAIFAQAGVERRMALDTHSAASVCAMVREGVGLAIVNPLTALDYAGQGLQIRRFGVSLPFTVNIVKPLHRPLSQLVALFEQALRAQAEEVKRRLQQL encoded by the coding sequence ATGACTATCTCCTTGCGCCATATCGAAGTCTTCCGCGCCATCATGACGACGGGCAGCGTGACGGCCGCCGCCGCCATGCTGCACACTTCGCAACCCACCGTCAGCCGCGAGCTGGCGCGCCTCGAGCATTTGACGGGCCTGACCCTGTTCGAGCGCGAGCGGGGGCGGCTGCGCCCGACGGCCCAGGCGCTGCAGCTGTTCGAGGAGGTCCAGCGCGCGTATTTCGGCCTGGAGCGCATCGTCAGCACGGCGGCGGCCTTGCGCCAGTTCGACCAGGGGCAGCTGTCGATCGCCTGCCTGCCCGTGTTTTCCCAGTCCCTGCTGCCGCAGGCGTGCAAGCGCTTCGTGGCCGATTTTCCCAAGGTGAGCATCAGCATCACGCCGCAGGAGTCGCCGCTGCTGGAAGAGTGGCTGTCGGCGCAGCGCCACGATATCGGCCTGACGGAAGTGGGCAGCGCGCCGCCCGGTACCGTGTTCGATGTGCTGATGTCCGTCGATGAAGTATGCGTGCTGCCCGATGGCCATGCGCTCGCAGGCAAGGCCGTGCTGCAGCCGGCCGATTTTGCCGGCCAGCCTTTCATCAGCCTGGCCGCCGTCGACCCCTACCGCCAGCAGATCGACGCCATCTTCGCGCAGGCTGGCGTGGAGCGGCGCATGGCGCTCGACACGCACAGCGCCGCCTCCGTGTGCGCCATGGTGCGCGAAGGCGTGGGGCTGGCCATCGTCAATCCGCTGACGGCGCTTGACTATGCGGGGCAGGGGTTGCAGATCCGCCGCTTCGGCGTGTCGCTGCCGTTCACCGTGAACATCGTCAAGCCCCTGCACCGGCCCCTGTCGCAGCTGGTCGCCCTGTTCGAGCAGGCGCTGCGTGCGCAGGCGGAGGAGGTCAAGCGGCGCTTGCAGCAGCTGTAA
- a CDS encoding DUF5694 domain-containing protein, with translation MHRLFASFFLAAVIHIPAQADASPAARFDPGALKLQRGSTNDVLVLGSPHLSQLPKSFDLAQLSLLNERLADWRPDAIAIEALSGLQCAYMRAYPQRYEDTAKGYCYDTAAAQAATGLDVVAATAQAQRLLAAWPAAPSAVQRRTLASLFLAGGERASALVQWLRLPVEEWRAGDGLSEPLVAQLNSLREERNEDYQIAAVLAAKGGHERVYGMDDHTADMPVADVKAYAKAIRAAWDNPFSAERKRIHAGFEGQMTTPAGVLAVYRAYNGRAEADLAVRGDFGAALEEPSPQHYGRNYVASWEVRNLRMASNIREIMTARPGMRTLVIVGASHKGYLEAYLDQMHDVRIISTDDILR, from the coding sequence ATGCACCGCTTATTTGCCAGTTTTTTTCTTGCCGCCGTTATTCACATTCCCGCGCAAGCGGATGCGTCGCCTGCGGCGCGATTCGATCCTGGTGCGCTGAAGTTGCAAAGGGGGTCGACCAATGACGTGCTGGTGCTTGGCTCGCCCCATTTGTCGCAACTGCCGAAATCGTTCGACCTGGCTCAGTTGAGCTTGCTCAATGAGCGCCTGGCGGACTGGCGGCCGGACGCGATTGCGATCGAGGCGCTTTCCGGCCTGCAGTGCGCTTACATGCGCGCTTATCCGCAACGTTATGAAGATACGGCGAAAGGCTATTGCTATGACACTGCGGCCGCGCAGGCCGCCACGGGACTCGATGTGGTCGCGGCAACGGCGCAGGCGCAGCGTTTGCTGGCTGCCTGGCCGGCGGCGCCGTCCGCCGTGCAGCGGCGTACATTGGCCTCGCTGTTCCTGGCTGGCGGCGAACGTGCATCGGCGCTGGTGCAATGGCTGCGCCTGCCCGTGGAAGAGTGGCGCGCCGGTGACGGCTTGAGCGAGCCCTTGGTCGCGCAGCTCAATTCCCTGCGGGAGGAGCGCAACGAGGATTATCAGATTGCTGCCGTGCTGGCGGCGAAGGGTGGGCACGAGCGGGTGTATGGCATGGATGACCACACGGCCGATATGCCTGTTGCCGATGTGAAGGCTTATGCCAAGGCGATCAGGGCGGCTTGGGATAATCCCTTTTCGGCGGAGCGCAAGCGCATCCACGCCGGGTTTGAAGGGCAAATGACTACGCCGGCCGGTGTGCTGGCGGTATATCGCGCCTATAACGGACGCGCAGAGGCGGATCTGGCAGTCCGTGGCGATTTTGGTGCGGCGCTGGAAGAGCCGTCGCCACAGCATTATGGTCGCAACTACGTCGCCTCATGGGAGGTGCGTAACTTGCGCATGGCATCGAATATCCGCGAAATCATGACGGCGCGCCCGGGCATGCGCACCCTGGTCATCGTCGGCGCATCCCACAAGGGCTACCTGGAGGCGTATCTGGACCAGATGCATGATGTGCGCATCATCAGTACGGACGATATCTTGCGCTAA
- a CDS encoding DUF4399 domain-containing protein translates to MHLNTTFLRQAAAVIAGSLLAASAFAQSVSFVEPADGATVSSPFKVKFAVSGMAVKPAGDMTAKTGHHHLLINMGAMKAGEMIPMDDKHLHFGKGQTETDVTLPPGQYTLTMQFANGAHQSYGPELSKSIQVTVK, encoded by the coding sequence ATGCATTTGAACACGACATTCCTGCGCCAAGCCGCAGCCGTAATTGCTGGCAGCCTGCTGGCCGCCAGCGCCTTTGCGCAATCCGTCTCGTTCGTCGAGCCCGCGGATGGCGCGACGGTGAGCAGCCCGTTCAAGGTCAAGTTTGCCGTCAGCGGCATGGCCGTCAAGCCGGCCGGCGACATGACGGCCAAGACGGGCCACCATCATCTGCTGATCAATATGGGGGCGATGAAGGCGGGCGAGATGATTCCCATGGACGACAAGCACTTGCATTTCGGCAAAGGACAGACGGAAACGGATGTCACCCTGCCGCCAGGCCAGTACACCCTCACCATGCAGTTCGCCAACGGCGCGCACCAGTCCTACGGCCCCGAGCTGAGCAAAAGCATCCAGGTGACGGTCAAGTAG
- the apbC gene encoding iron-sulfur cluster carrier protein ApbC: MSITVEDVKAALAQVIDPNTNKDFVSSKTVKNLKVDGSDISLDIELGYPAKSQIDLIRKSVLAALRVLPGVGNVSVGVSSKIISHTVQRGLKPMSNVKNIIAVASGKGGVGKSTTAVNLALALAAEGATVGMLDADIYGPSQPMMLGISGQPKTLDGKSMEPMENHGLQVSSIGFMIDPDEPMVWRGPMVTQALQQLLDQTNWRDLDYLIVDMPPGTGDIQLTLSQKVPVTGAVIVTTPQDIALLDARKGLKMFEKVGIPILGVVENMSTHICSNCGHAEEIFGAGGGAKMCADFGVEFLGALPLTMAIRQQTDSGTPTVVAEPEGPVAVIYKQIARTIAIKVAEKAKDMTSKFPSIVIKND; encoded by the coding sequence ATGAGCATCACAGTAGAAGACGTTAAAGCCGCACTGGCGCAGGTTATTGATCCAAATACAAATAAAGACTTCGTTTCCAGTAAAACAGTCAAGAATCTGAAGGTCGATGGCAGCGATATCTCGCTCGACATCGAACTCGGCTATCCGGCGAAAAGCCAGATCGACCTGATCCGCAAGTCCGTGCTGGCCGCCCTGCGCGTGCTGCCGGGCGTGGGCAATGTCAGCGTCGGCGTGTCGTCGAAAATCATTTCGCACACGGTGCAGCGCGGCTTGAAGCCGATGAGCAACGTGAAAAACATCATCGCCGTCGCTTCCGGCAAGGGCGGCGTGGGCAAATCGACGACGGCCGTCAACCTGGCCCTGGCCCTGGCCGCCGAAGGCGCGACCGTCGGCATGCTGGACGCCGATATCTATGGCCCGTCACAGCCGATGATGCTGGGCATCAGCGGCCAGCCGAAGACCCTGGACGGCAAGAGCATGGAGCCGATGGAAAACCACGGCCTGCAAGTGTCGTCGATCGGCTTCATGATCGATCCGGACGAGCCGATGGTGTGGCGCGGCCCCATGGTCACGCAGGCGCTGCAGCAGCTGCTGGACCAGACCAACTGGCGCGACCTCGACTACCTGATCGTCGACATGCCGCCAGGCACGGGCGATATCCAGCTGACCCTGTCGCAGAAAGTGCCCGTCACGGGTGCCGTCATCGTCACGACGCCGCAGGACATCGCGCTGCTGGACGCGCGCAAGGGTTTGAAAATGTTCGAGAAAGTCGGCATTCCCATCCTCGGCGTGGTGGAAAACATGAGCACGCACATCTGCTCGAACTGCGGCCATGCGGAAGAAATCTTCGGTGCCGGCGGCGGCGCGAAGATGTGCGCGGACTTCGGCGTGGAATTCCTCGGCGCCTTGCCGCTGACCATGGCCATCCGCCAGCAGACCGATTCCGGCACGCCGACCGTGGTGGCCGAGCCGGAAGGCCCCGTCGCCGTGATCTACAAGCAGATCGCCCGCACCATCGCGATCAAGGTGGCGGAAAAGGCGAAGGACATGACCAGCAAGTTCCCTAGCATCGTCATCAAGAACGACTAG